The Oncorhynchus tshawytscha isolate Ot180627B linkage group LG18, Otsh_v2.0, whole genome shotgun sequence genome has a window encoding:
- the LOC112218040 gene encoding zinc finger and BTB domain-containing protein 25-like — MDVSSHSLFLLQQLNVQREFGFLCDCTVAIGNVYFKAHRAVLAAFSNYFKMIFIHQSSECIKIQPTDIQPDVFSYLLHIMYTGMGPKQPVDQGRLQEGIKFLHAYQLCRNPDEGSPDVGDLVRMSNLYGIQISSQLANKEGTEGPKGSAGTRRGGGPEDGRSSTQAGRSHAAQFSMTVGMEGIPSSDRQPFSGLLRGVSSVASGDDSDISTRIKQERVEEGEGKEGHQVLGRVGSPTSPSAQGGSPCQGLLFKDGPLVLLCPRCGEHCSSPEGLRKHLFSHAACSLDPSGLMEDLSQGGVGDPEGPEDKQQLLDAGCLEEALRQSQALANELAAELSWSRGGIAIGTSPPPTTTSSTSHARKRKIACAVCSLRFAQKSQLQEHMYTHTGKPSRYHRYSRLCSQLIHASGHFCEGPPEGGVGVAASTTVMLTEESNRESQDNGSSCYSLDSEISQESVDAVTVE; from the exons ATGGACGTGTCCAGCCACAGCCTGTTCCTCCTGCAGCAGCTCAATGTCCAGAGGGAGTTTGGCTTCCTGTGTGACTGTACTGTCGCCATTGGCAACGTGTACTTCAAGGCCCACCGGGCTGTCCTGGCTGCCTTCTCCAACTACTTCAAGATGATCTTCATTCATCAGTCAAG TGAGTGCATTAAAATCCAGCCCACGGACATCCAGCCAGATGTGTTCAGCTACCTGCTCCACATCATGTACACTGGCATGGGCCCCAAGCAGCCAGTGGACCAGGGCCGCCTACAGGAGGGCATCAAGTTTCTCCATGCCTACCAGCTGTGCCGTAACCCCGACGAGGGTTCCCCCGATGTTGGCGACCTGGTCCGTATGTCCAACCTGTACGGTATTCAGATTTCATCCCAGTTGGCCAACAAAGAGGGTACTGAGGGCCCTAAAGGTAGTGCAGGGACCCGAAGAGGAGGCGGCCCGGAGGACGGGCGTTCGTCCACCCAGGCGGGCCGCTCCCACGCCGCACAGTTCTCGATGACCGTGGGGATGGAGGGCATCCCCTCCTCGGACCGTCAGCCCTTCTCTGGTCTCCTCCGTGGCGTCTCCTCAGTGGCTTCCGGCGACGACTCAGACATCTCGACACGCATCaagcaggagagggtggaggaaggggagggaaaggagggccACCAGGTGCTGGGAAGGGTAGGGTCCCCAACATCTCCCTCAGCCCAGGGCGGCAGCCCCTGCCAGGGCCTCCTGTTCAAGGATGGCCCTCTGGTGCTGCTGTGCCCCCGCTGTGGCGAGCACTGCTCCTCCCCCGAGGGGCTCCGCAAGCACCTGTTCAGCCATGCCGCCTGTTCCCTGGATCCCAGTGGACTAATGGAGGACCTCTCCCAGGGCGGGGTAGGGGACCCGGAGGGCCCTGAGGACAAGCAGCAACTGCTAGATGCAGGCTGCTTGGAGGAGGCCCTGCGGCAGAGCCAGGCCCTAGCTAATGAGCTAGCTGCTGAGCTAAGTTGGAGCAGGGGTGGTATAGCCATTGGCACTagtccaccccccaccaccacctccagtaCCAGTCACGCACGAAAGCGCAAGATCGCTTGTGCTGTGTGCAGCTTGCGCTTCGCCCAGAAGAGCCAACTGCAAGAGCACATGTATACTCACACGGGCAAGCCGTCACGCTACCACCGCTACAGCCGCCTCTGCAGCCAGCTCATCCACGCCTCCGGACACTTCTGCGAGGGGCCACCGGAGGGCGGCGTTGGGGTGGCAGCAAGCACCACAGTAATGTTGACAGAGGAGTCCAACAGGGAATCTCAGGACAATGGCAGCTCCTGCTATTCGCTAGACTCTGAGATCTCACAAGAGAGCGTGGATGCCGTCACTGTGGAATGA